The DNA window TTAGGGCCGAGTTGAACCAGAGCGCGGCCCAGCTGCGCCAGTCCGAGGCTGCGCTCGCCCAGTTGCGCGAGCAGCTTGACAATACGCGAGTAACGGCGCCCTTTGGCGGGTACGTAGAAGAACACATGGCGGAAGTAGGGGAGCAGGTGGTGATGGGTACCCCCGTGGCGCGCCTGGTTAACAGCGCAGCCGTCAAAGTCGCCGCCGGCGTGCCTGAGCGGTACGCCAGCACGATTCGCAAAGGGACACCGGTCGAGATCGAGTTCGGTCCAAACGGCGACGGCCGCATTTCGGCGGAGATCGAGTTCGTGGGCGGTGCGATCGACGCCGCAAGCCGGACGTTTCCGATTGAAGTGCGCGTCGAGAATCGCGAGGGCATCCTCAAGCCCGAGATGACCGCGCGGTTGTTCGTGACGCGTGACCGATTGGCTGACGTGCTGGTTGTGCCTCAAACGGCCGTATTGCTCGATGAGGCCGGCTACGGCGTTTTTGTGGTCGGATCCGAGGACGGCAAACGTGTCGCCCATGCCCGCACGGTCGAAACCGGTGCTTCGTATGGCGGCTATGTCGTGATTACTGACGGCATCGAAGCCGGCGAAGAAGTGGTCATCCTCGGTCAGCAAAATCTTACTGAAGGCGACGTCGTCGAGGTCGTATCGACTACTGAGAGCGCCTCGTTGCGTCTCGTGTCTACCGAATAATCATCGTCAACCGTTCGGCATCCGCGTTATGAGAATCACCGATATCTCGATCCAGTATCGCACCAGCGTCCTGGTGTTGACCGCCATTCTTACGATTGGTGGCCTGCTGAGCTACCTGACGATCCCGAAGGAAGCCAACCCGTCCATCGAAATCCCGCAGATCGTCGTCACGACCATCTACCCGGGAGCGAGCCCGGACGACATCGAGTCGCTCGTGACCCAGCACATCGAACAGGAGGTGCAGGGACTGAGTGGGATCAAGGAAATCCGATCGACCTCGACGGAGGGGGTGTCGACGGTGATTGTGGAATTCGATCCCGACGTGTCGATCGACGACGCACTGCAGAAGGTGCGCGATAAGGTGGGCATCGCCAAGTCGGAAATACCGCCTGAAGCCGAGGAGCCTCTCGTGAGCGAGATCGACCTCCAGGAGTTTCCGATCATGACGATCAACCTGGCCGCTGGCTACTCGCTCGCGCGGTTGAAGGATGTAGCCGAGGATCTCGAGGAGCAACTCGAGGGCATCCCGTCGGTGCTGAAGGTAGATGTGATCGGGGCACTCGAGCGGGAGGTGCAGGTGGATGTCGACCTGAACGCGCTCAAGTCGTATAACCTGGCGTTTGAAGACGTCATTGCTACGATTCGTGAGGAAAATACCAACATTCCCGGGGGGTCGATCGACGTCGATCGGGCCAATTATCTTGTGCGGGTGAACGGTGAGATCGAAGCGCCGGCCGAACTGGAGAATCTGGTGGTCGAAGCCCCGGGAGGGGTGCCCGTCTACATTCGAGATATCGCTACCGTCGTCTTCGGATTCAAAGAACGTGCGACCTATTCGCGGCTGGAGATGATCCAGGAAGAGGACGAGGAAGGCGCGCTCCGCATGTTGTCCGACGAAGAGTTGGCCACGCTCCAGGTGGTCAGTCTGAACATCGTGAAACGTTCAGGCGCCAACATACTCGATACGGTAAAAGAGATCGACGAGAAGATGGCCGCGTTTACCTTTCCGGCCGGCACGAGGCATGTCATCACGGGCGATATGAGCGTGTACGTTGAGGCCATGTTGAAAGACCTGGAGAACAACGTCATCAGCGGTCTCATTTTCGTTGTGGCCGTGTTGCTGTTTTTCCTGGGCGTGCGGAATGCCTTCCTGGTGGGCATCGCCATTCCGCTTTCGATGTTTATAGCCTTCATCCTCTTTCAAACGCTCGGATACACGCTCAACTTCATCATCCTATTCAGCCTGATTATCGCGCTTGGGATGCTGGTTGATAATGCGATCGTGATCATTGAGAATATCTACCGATTCCGAGAGCAGGGGTACTCCCGGTTCGAGTCGGCGCGGCTGGGTACCAGCGAGGTCGGTCCCGCCGTGATTGCTTCGACGGCCACCACCGTGGCGGCATTCGCTCCCATGTTGTTCTGGCCGGGCATCATCGGGGAGTTCATGAGTTATATGCCGCTGACGCTCATCGTGACCCTGATTTGCTCGCTGTTCGTGGCGCTTGTGATCAACCCTGTGTTCATGGGGATCTATGCCCGGATGGACAACGAAGAATCACCTCCCATGCGGCGCGCGGCGCGGATCGGGGCGACCGTGCTTGTGGCACTGACCGGTGTCGTGATCGGCATCGCCAACTGGAAGTCGCTGGTCGTACTCATCGTCGCCATTCCGGTGTTGATCTGGATGCACAAACACGTATTCAAGCCCATGGGCGACCGATTCGTGCAGACTGGATTTCCAAGGATTGTCACGCGATACAGGACGTTTCTGAACTGGATGCTTGAGCGGGACTACAGCGCGAAGCGTGCCTTGCTACGAAATACGTTTTCGTTGGGCGCCTTCACGCTGGGGGCGGTGGCGCTTGTCCTTGGCGGCATCATCAGCCGCATAGCCGGCCAGTATGCCGGCATGATTCTGCTCGTACCGGGCGGGATTCTGGCGGCCCTCGGGCTCATCGGTATCTTCGTGCACATTGCAGAAATCCTGTACATCGGTGGAAAGACGACCGTAAAAGGGGGCGTATACCTTGCCCTTGGTATCGGGGCGTTACTGGGGATCATCCAGATAAGCCCTCGCCATCTGGAGCCGAGCGCCGCCGTTGTGTTGATGGCCGTGCCTGTGCTGGTAGTGCTAATCGGCGCGCTGGGCTGGGTGTTTAAAGCCCCCCGGCAACTCATCCTGACGGACAACCGCTCGCGGTTGCTGAACGGGGTCATTGGGTCACTTTTTGGCATAGTGGGTCTCTTCGTGCTCGCACCGACGGGCGTCGAGTTTTTCCCGACAACAGATCCGAACCAGGTGGCCATTGAATTTGAGGCGCCGCTTGGGACGAACCTGGAGACGAGTAATGGCGTGGCTCTGGAGGCGCACTCCCGGATCGATGCGCTGTTACATGACAACCCAAACCTCCGCGCGAACGTCAAGAATATGTTGACGAATGTCGGCGTCGGGGGCGACGTCATGTTTGGCGGCAGTGCGGCCGGCCCCGAGCGGGCGCGCCTGACCTTGAATCTGGTGGACTACGAGGACCGCGCCGAGCCTAGCCCCATCACCATGGCGGCACTCCGGAATCAGCTCAAGGGCATCCCGGGAACGGAGGTTACGTTCAGCCAGGATCAATCCGGCCCCCCCGTTGGCAACCCGGTCAACATCGAGATTTCCGGAGCGGACTTCGAGGTGATCAGCCGTGTGGCAACGGAGGTCAAGACGCGATTGAGCGAAGCATCGGAAACGGGCGCCATACCCGGGCTGGTGGATGTGAATGACAACCTGAACTCGGGCCGTCCCGAACTCCAGGTCGATATCGATCGCGAGCGCGCGGCCCAATACGGGTTGTCGACGAGCCTCATCGCCTCTACGATCCGTTCGGCCATCAACGGCTCCGAAGCCGGCACGTACCGCACCGGTAAAAACGAGTACGACATCATTGTACGCCTCGCGGAGTCCGACCGGTCCAGCCTCGAAAGCCTCCGCAATCTTACCATCGTGCACGAAGGGCAGCAAGTGCCCCTCGTAGCCGTCGCCGACATGCAACTGCGTGGCGGTTTAGGGTCGGTGACGCGGCTTGACCTGTACCGGGTAGCGACGGTGACCGGAAAGGCAGCCGATGGCTTCACTGGCCCTGAGGTGCTGGCCTCCACAAGGGCGCACCTGGCGGATTACGAGACCACCGTGCCCGAGGGATATACCCTTACCTATACAGGCGAAAACGAGGAGCAGCAGGAGAGTTTTGGCTTCCTCAGCTATGTGTTACTGATTGGCGTGGCCCTGATCTTCATGATCATGGTCGCCCAGTTCAACAGCGTAAGCACGCCGTTTATCATCATGGTGGCCGTTGGCCTGAGTCTGATCGGGGTTCTGTTGGGGCTGATTCTGACCCGCACGCCATTTGGCCTGATGACATTTATTGGCGTCATCAGTCTTGCCGGCATTGTGGTGAACAACAACATCGTGTTGATCGACTTCACGATGAAGTTGCGCGAGCGTGGTATGGATAAACGTGCGGCCATTATCGAAGCCGGTGCTACTCGACTCCGCCCCGTGATTCTGACCGCATTAACCACCGTGATCGGCCTGGTGCCGTTGACCGTCGGGTTAAACATCGACTTCGTGGGCCTGCTGACGGATTTTGCGCCGAACTTCCAGTTGGGATCTCAGAACACGCAGTTCTGGGGGCCGATGGGCATCTCGATCATCAGCGGATTGACGTTCGCGACCTTCCTGACGCTGGTCATCGTGCCGGTCATGTACTCGGTCTTTGATTCTATCTCGCAGCGGTTCTCGCAGACATTCGCGGTGGAGAATGACGAAGAAGTGGACGCGATCGCCGGCGACGGGACGCCCGACGGCCTCATGCCCCAACTGGGCGGAAATGGGAGCGCTTATGCACTGAAGGATGGCGGCGCCCAGCGGCCGGCGTGAGGGGCGTGAATCGCAGACGTTAAGGATACAACGAACGAGCAGCGGCCTGGAGTGCCGGGACGCATGAGCGCTCCCGGGCTGCTCCAGCCGCTGCTTATTGTGTCGAGTCGATCTATGGCCGGCTCGTATTTGCGTTACGACAGCCGTCTTATGGGCTAAATCAGGATTGCGGAAATACCCTGAAAGTAGTAAGCTGTAGAATGGACCTGTCGGCGCGGTAAACCTGTCGCTGTTGTTTCCACGTTAAGAGCCCGCCAGCACGCATCCAAACGGCCGATACGATGTTGAAGCCCGCATGACACTTCTCGCGATTTACATCATTCTGGCCATAGGCGTCTCCTTTTTGTGTTCGATCATGGAGGCTGTGCTCCTAAGTATCACCCCATCATACATTGCGGGGCTCGAACAGGAGGGGCGTAGTCTAGGGAGTAAGATTCGGATGTTGAAGGCACAGATCGACCGTCCGCTTGCGGCAATTCTGAGTCTGAATACCATTGCAAACACCATGGGGGCCGCCGCGGCCGGCGCGCAGGCCGCCGCGCTTTTTGGCAGTCATGTCGTAGGGGCATTTTCGGCAGGGATGACGCTGATGATCCTGATCTTCTCCGAGATCATCCCGAAAACCGTCGGCGCTATCTTCTGGCGCCAGCTCGCGCCGATTGTGGTCCGAGTGTTGATGCCCGTGATGTGGGTCATGTGGCCGCTCGTTCGACTGGCGCAGTCGGTCACACGGTTGTTGACGCGCCATCGCAGCAAGATATCGTTCAGCCGCGAGGAGTTTTCGGCTCTCGCAGAAATTGGCCATCAGGAAGGCGTTTTCCATGAGAACGAGTCGCGCATCCTGAAAAACTTGTTTCGCTTTACGTCGATCCGAGTGAAGGATATCATGACGCCTCGCATCGTTGTGTTCTCGCTGGCAAACGCGATGACAATCGATGAAGTGATGGAATCGCACGAGGAGTTTCGGTTTTCGCGGATTCTGGTGTATCGCGAAAGCCGAGATGTCGTGGCGGGCTATGTATTAAAAGACGACCTCCTACTCAAGGCGGCGCAGGGGCGGGGGGATCTTACGCTGGAGGCGTTGACACGGGAGATTATGGTCGTGCCGGATGCTCTGTCCATCTCGGCCTTATTGGATCGGTTGTTGGACCGTCTGGATCATATCGCTATGGTCGTAGACGAATACGGCGGGTTCGCGGGCATCGTTACGATGGAGGATGTGGTGGAGACGTTGCTCGGGATGGAAATCGTCGACGAGGCGGATACGATCCAGGATTTGCAGGAGTGGGCGCGCCAACAGTGGACGAGGCGCGCGCGCCGGCTGGGGTTGCTCACCGAAGCGGGAGAGGCCGTGGCGACGGCACCTGCACAAATGATGACTGGTCGTCCGATCGAAACAGGTAATTCGCCGGCCGAATGAGTATCTCGTCCCTGCCTGATGCCCAGCTGCGGGTCTTTGCGCGGCCGGCCGCGCCGGCGCTTGAGGCCATCCGCACGGTCTATCTCGTCGGCATCTGCGGCACGGGGATGGGCTCGCTCGCCGGATTGCTTCAGGAGGCCGGCTATGCGGTATCGGGGGCGGACCAGGCGGTGTATCCGCCCATGAGCGACCGACTTGCCGAGGCCGGTATTACGGTGTTTCAGGGGTACGACCCGGCGCATCTCGAGCCCGCGCCAGACCTCGTCATCATCGGCAACGCCTGTACGCCGACCCATCCGGAAGCCGCCGCCGCGCGCGATCGCTGCCTCGTGCAACTGTCGTTTCCCGAGGCACTCGCTCACTTATTTCTTGCGAATCGGCGTTCGCTAGTGGTAGCCGGCACCCACGGAAAAACGACTACGACGGGCTTGCTGGTCCACCTGCTCCGCTCGGCCGGCCGCGACCCGGGGTTCCTGGTAGGTGGGGTGATGCAGAATGTCGGCGTAAGCTGCGCTGTTGGAACGGGGCCGCATTTCGTCGTCGAGGGCGATGAATACGATAGTGCGTATTTCGACAAACGCCCCAAGTTCGTCCACTATCGCCCGACCAGCGCCATCGTGACGTCCATGGAACTCGATCACACGGACATCTATCCGACCTGGGAAGCCTATCGCGCCGCCTTCGAGGAATTGACGCGGCTGGTGCCTCCGGAAGGACTGCTTGCTCTTTGTGGAGACCACGAGCCGGTGCGAGATCTGGCAGTGATGGCGAGGAGCCGGGTCGTGTTATATGGTCTGGACCCCGTCAATACGATCTCATGCCGCGACCGTCAGGTGGACGCCGATGGCCAATCGTTTACGCTCGTATCCGGAGGCCGCGCCCTGGGCCGGCTCCATCTCCCGATGCATGGCTTGCATAACCTCAGTAACACGCTGGGGGCGGTGGCTATCGCGCTCGACGAGGGGTTGAACTTCGATGAAATTCACGCCGGCCTGGGGTCGTTTCCCGGCATGATGCGCCGGCAGGAAGTGCTTGGCGAGGTGCGCGGCATCCGAGTGCTGGACGATTTTGCACACCATCCTACGGCCGTGCGCGTCACGATCGACGCTGTGCGCGACGCCAACCCCGGGCGCCGGCTCGTGGCCGTGTTCGAACCGCGGTCCAATACCAGCCGGCGAAAGGCCTTTGAGCTGGCCTATGTGGATGCCCTGGCTCTCGCCGACGTAGCCTGTCTGACGACGCCGCCGTTCCGGCACAACGACCGGGTGGAGGATTTCCTGGATCCGGACGTCATCGTGCGGTTGCTGGAACAACTAGGCATAACGGCCCACCGCACCGCCGACGCCGATGACATGCTGGCGATCTTGCTACATCTCCTCGTCCCGGGCGATGTTGTGCTCATCATGAGCAACGGGGGTTTTGGGGGGTTGCATCGCCGGCTGCTGGATGGATTAAAGATGGGAGATTCAAGATTAAAGTAACCGTGCGCCGGGCACCTCCCAGGGACACCTGCCCATCCCGACAACGCAGGCATTGTCGGGATTTGCCCCTCCTCCGGGGCGAGGAGGGGCCTGTGTCCCGAGCGCGGTGCGCAATTAGAAGAGCTTCTTCGCCATCCCGAGGAGGTCGTCCATGACGGAGCCGTCCTTGTCGGCGTCCAGGAAGCTGCCGAGCATGTCGAGCGCCGGGTTACCGGCCGCTTTCTGCTGGGGCTGACCGCCGCCGGTGAGGCCTTTGAGGAGGCCGCCGAGGAGACCGCCGCCGCCACTATTACCACCACTGTTGCCACCGCCCATGGCGGCGCCAGCGAGGCCTTCGAGCAGGCCGGCGTTGGAGGTCTGCTTGCTGAGTGCACCCATCACGACCGTCGCCAGCATCGGGAGCATCTTCTTGAGGATGCCGGCGTCGAGGCCGGTTTGTTGCGCGGCGTGGCCGGCGACGTTGCGGCTCACATCCTTGCTACCCAGGATGTGCCCGAGGATGGCGTTGCCATCATTAATCGTTTCGGCCTGGCCGAGAAGATTCGGTTTTTCGACATACTGCGAGTGGCTCCCTTTCTGAAGCGCGCCGAGGAGCCCTTCCAGGCCACCGGGCGACGAAGCGTTTTTCTGGATGCCGCGGGTGAGGGCAGGGATCATGTGCGTCACGGCGCTCTGCACCTGGTTCGGGTCCAGGTTTAGCTGCTTGGCCATCTGCTGGAGTACGGCTCCGTTCTGGAGCACACTGGAAAGAAGATTCATGGGTAGGTGTTAGGCAATGGGTAGGAAGAAAAAGCGCGATAACGCGTGGTCCGCGTAACGTTGCGCGCGATCAAACGCCGGTCCATCGACCGCGTGGGTCCGAAGACGGTCGAAAATGGGGGATTCGCGGGGATGAAACGTCTGAATTGTACACAATAACTGTATAAAAATGCACCTCCATGCCGGCTTCGCCTCGCTTTTTACACAGCATGTAGATCACGGCGTACGGTACGCCACCCGGCCGCCGATGATGGTCATAACCACCTCGGTGGCGGGGATCTCCTCCTCGGGAATGGAGAGGATGTCGCGAGATAAAACGGTGATGTCGGCGAGTTTGCCGGGCGTCAGCGTCCCCTTGATCGTTTCCTCGAACGCGGCGTAGGCGTTGTTGATGGTATAGGAGGCCAGCGCCTGCTCGCGGGTGAGGCGCTGTTCGGGGTAAAATACCGAGCCGTCGTTCAAGCGTCGGCTCACGGTGGCGTAGTAGCTGGCCAGGGCGGAGACGTCCTCCACCGGGGCGTCGGTGCCATTGCCGACGACCACGCCGGCGTCCCAGAGGCTCTGCCATACGTACGCTCCTTCACGCGAGCGCTGTTCACCGAGGCGTTTGGGCACCCATGGGCCGTCGGATGTGGCGTGGACGCCCTGCATGGCGGCGATGACGCCAAGGTCGGCCATGCGCGGGATATCGTCTGGATGGAGATGTTGCGCGTGTTCGATGCGCCAGCGGAGGTCGGTCTTGTCCGGATGGGCGGCAAACAGGCGCTCGTAGATGTCGAGCACCTCGCGGTTGGCCCGGTCGCCGATGGCGTGGATGTTGACCTGGTAGTTGTGGGCGATGGCCACGAGAGCGGCCGCCTCGAGCGCCTCGATCGATTCCAGGTTCAACCCGGCGCTGGAGGGCATGTCCTCGTACGGCTCCAGTAGCCACGCCCCGTGTGGGCCGAGGGCGCCATCGATAGCGAGTTTGATGGATCGGACGTTCAGGAAGTGGTTGCCGTAATCCGGTAAGAAGTAGGCATCCATCCGCGCGTCCAGTTCCTCGGGGGACTCGCCGCGGAGCATGACGTAGAGGCGGACGGGCAACGCGCCTTCGTCGGCCATGCGTTTGAGGAAGTCAATCTCCTCGAACGACGACCCGGCGTCGTGGAACGAGGTGATGCCGGCCATCAGGGCGGCCGCGCCAGCGAGTTCGACCTGCTTGCGGAGGTCGGCCTCGATCTGCTCGGGGCTCCGCTGTGCGAGGTAGCTTTCCAGGGCGCGGCCGACGAGTCCCTGGGCGGTTTCGCGCAACAGCCCGGTGGGCTCGCCCTGCGCGTCGTGGACGATTTCGCCGCCGGCGGGGTCGGGGGTCTCAGGACTCACGCGGCCCAGTTCGAGGGCGAGGGCGTTGGCGAAGGAGGCGTGTCCGCTGGCGTGCGTGAGGTAGACGGGGTTTTCGGGGGAGGCGGCGCTCATCGTGTGGTGGGTGGGGACGCCGTCGGCACTGCCGGCGGGCGTTTCGTCCCACTTCTCCTGGTGCCACCCGCGGCCAAGAATCCACGCGCCGGGTTCGGCCTGTTGCACGGCTTCGGCCACCATATCGACCATTTCCTGCCAGGTGCGGGCCTTTGTGAGGTCGAGGATCATCTTCGCCTCGCCGATCCCCAGGAAGTGGCCGTGGCCCTCAATAAGGCCGGGGATGGCGAGCCGGCCGGCGAGGTCGATCACCTGGGTGCTATCCCCGATGTACGACGCGATCTCCTCTTCCGTACCGAGAGCCACGATCCGGTCGCCGCGGACAGCCAGGGCGCGGGCCTCAGGGACGAGGGAATCTACCGAGACGATGCGGCCGTTGGTGAGCACGAGGTCGGCCGCCGGCTCGGCGGGGGCGCCGCACCCAATGAGCCATACGAAGCCCGCCAGCACAAGTAAGAAACGAAAGGGGAGCGATTTCATGAGGCCGTACGGGAGTTTGGAGGATGGATCACATTCCGCGCTTCGATCTCTCCTTCCAGGCGCGCATCTGATCGAACAGGTAGGCGGCGACGTTGTCTTTCGGTATACGAACCTGAGCCATCGAGTCGCGCTCACGGACCGTCACGGTGCCGTCCTCGGTCGTTTGGCCGTCAACCGTGATGCAGAACGGGGTGCCGATCTCATCCATTCGGCGGTAGCGCCGGCCGACGGCGCCCTTCTCGTCGTAAAACGTGTTGAAGTGCTGGCGGAGGTCCTGGTCGATGGCCTCTGCGATTTCCGGCATCCCGTCCTTCTTGACGAGGGGGAAGATGGCGACTTTGATCGGGGCGATTTTGGGGTGGAATTTGAGGACGACGCGTTCTTCCTCACCGTTGACGGCCTCTTCGTGGTAGGCTTCGCTGAGGAGCATGAGGATGGTGCGGTCCATGCCGGCGGAGGTCTCGACGACGTAGGGAATATACCGCTCCTGCGTCTGGGTGTCGAAGTACTCCATCTTTTTGCCCGAGAATTCCTGGTGCCGCCTGAGGTCGAAGTCCGTGCGCGAGTGGATGCCTTCGATTTCCTGCCAGCCGAACGGGAATTCGTACTGGATGTCGACGGCGGCGTCGGCGTAGTGGGCGAGTTTTTCGTGGACGTGGTACTGGAGTTTGTTGGCCGGGATGCCGTTCGCCAGGTGCCACTGGAGCCGTTTTTCCTTCCAGGCCTCGAAGGCCTCCATCTGGCTGCCGGGCTTGACGAAGTACTGCATCTCCATCTGCTCGAACTCGCGCATCCGGAAGATAAACTGGCGGGCGACGATCTCGTTGCGGAACGCCTTGCCCACCTGCGCGATGCCGAAGGGCACGGCCAGGCGGGAGGTCTCTCGGACGTTGTGGAAGTTGACGAAGATGCCCTGGGCCGTTTCGGGGCGGAGGTAGATCTTGCTGTCGGCATCGGCGATGGGGCCGATGTGGGTGGAGAACATGAGGTTAAACTGGCGCACCTCCGTCCAGTCGAACGCGCCGGAGTCCGGCCCTTTGATCTCCTCGCCCATGATGATGTCGTAGAGCGCCTTCGGCATATCCTCGGCGTTGAGGGCGGCTACAAGCTTTTCGTACACCCGGTCCGCGTCGGTATCCTTCCCCTTGTTGCGCAGCTTCGCGATGTGGCCTTCGATGAGCTGGTCGGCGCGGTAGCGCATCTTGGAGGCTTTGTCGTCGATGAGCGGGTCGTTAAACGCGTCGACGTGCCCGGACGCCTTCCAGGTCGTCGGGTGCATGAGGATGGCCGCGTCGAGGCCGGCGATGTTGTCATGCCGGTAGACCATCGCCTGCCACCACGCGTCGCGCACGTTCCGCTTGAGTTCGACGCCGAGCGGGCCATAGTCGTACGTGGCGCTCAGTCCGCCGTAGATCTCGGACGACGGGAAGATGAATCCACGGCGTTTGCAGAGGGAAACGAGCTTTTCGAACAGGTCGGACATGGAAGCGGCCGGGCTACTACAGGGTGCGTCGGGAAAGAGCGCATACTACCAGTCTGACAGGGGTGGGGTTTCTGGAGGATTGGAGGCGATCA is part of the Rhodothermales bacterium genome and encodes:
- a CDS encoding efflux RND transporter periplasmic adaptor subunit, which codes for MNRLSLLHFYAFAVFVLMPFAGMGCGGAQNDDATGAAAVPVATVGRSVRIETLVVSPTAFVDVIELTGSVEASNDAALSAESSGTLLYRAARGAYVGKGGVVAQIDSTMLYAGYRQSEAMFDAAQAQFNLAQDTYDRQTPLYQDSIISATEYERVRAELNQSAAQLRQSEAALAQLREQLDNTRVTAPFGGYVEEHMAEVGEQVVMGTPVARLVNSAAVKVAAGVPERYASTIRKGTPVEIEFGPNGDGRISAEIEFVGGAIDAASRTFPIEVRVENREGILKPEMTARLFVTRDRLADVLVVPQTAVLLDEAGYGVFVVGSEDGKRVAHARTVETGASYGGYVVITDGIEAGEEVVILGQQNLTEGDVVEVVSTTESASLRLVSTE
- a CDS encoding efflux RND transporter permease subunit, with amino-acid sequence MRITDISIQYRTSVLVLTAILTIGGLLSYLTIPKEANPSIEIPQIVVTTIYPGASPDDIESLVTQHIEQEVQGLSGIKEIRSTSTEGVSTVIVEFDPDVSIDDALQKVRDKVGIAKSEIPPEAEEPLVSEIDLQEFPIMTINLAAGYSLARLKDVAEDLEEQLEGIPSVLKVDVIGALEREVQVDVDLNALKSYNLAFEDVIATIREENTNIPGGSIDVDRANYLVRVNGEIEAPAELENLVVEAPGGVPVYIRDIATVVFGFKERATYSRLEMIQEEDEEGALRMLSDEELATLQVVSLNIVKRSGANILDTVKEIDEKMAAFTFPAGTRHVITGDMSVYVEAMLKDLENNVISGLIFVVAVLLFFLGVRNAFLVGIAIPLSMFIAFILFQTLGYTLNFIILFSLIIALGMLVDNAIVIIENIYRFREQGYSRFESARLGTSEVGPAVIASTATTVAAFAPMLFWPGIIGEFMSYMPLTLIVTLICSLFVALVINPVFMGIYARMDNEESPPMRRAARIGATVLVALTGVVIGIANWKSLVVLIVAIPVLIWMHKHVFKPMGDRFVQTGFPRIVTRYRTFLNWMLERDYSAKRALLRNTFSLGAFTLGAVALVLGGIISRIAGQYAGMILLVPGGILAALGLIGIFVHIAEILYIGGKTTVKGGVYLALGIGALLGIIQISPRHLEPSAAVVLMAVPVLVVLIGALGWVFKAPRQLILTDNRSRLLNGVIGSLFGIVGLFVLAPTGVEFFPTTDPNQVAIEFEAPLGTNLETSNGVALEAHSRIDALLHDNPNLRANVKNMLTNVGVGGDVMFGGSAAGPERARLTLNLVDYEDRAEPSPITMAALRNQLKGIPGTEVTFSQDQSGPPVGNPVNIEISGADFEVISRVATEVKTRLSEASETGAIPGLVDVNDNLNSGRPELQVDIDRERAAQYGLSTSLIASTIRSAINGSEAGTYRTGKNEYDIIVRLAESDRSSLESLRNLTIVHEGQQVPLVAVADMQLRGGLGSVTRLDLYRVATVTGKAADGFTGPEVLASTRAHLADYETTVPEGYTLTYTGENEEQQESFGFLSYVLLIGVALIFMIMVAQFNSVSTPFIIMVAVGLSLIGVLLGLILTRTPFGLMTFIGVISLAGIVVNNNIVLIDFTMKLRERGMDKRAAIIEAGATRLRPVILTALTTVIGLVPLTVGLNIDFVGLLTDFAPNFQLGSQNTQFWGPMGISIISGLTFATFLTLVIVPVMYSVFDSISQRFSQTFAVENDEEVDAIAGDGTPDGLMPQLGGNGSAYALKDGGAQRPA
- a CDS encoding hemolysin family protein is translated as MTLLAIYIILAIGVSFLCSIMEAVLLSITPSYIAGLEQEGRSLGSKIRMLKAQIDRPLAAILSLNTIANTMGAAAAGAQAAALFGSHVVGAFSAGMTLMILIFSEIIPKTVGAIFWRQLAPIVVRVLMPVMWVMWPLVRLAQSVTRLLTRHRSKISFSREEFSALAEIGHQEGVFHENESRILKNLFRFTSIRVKDIMTPRIVVFSLANAMTIDEVMESHEEFRFSRILVYRESRDVVAGYVLKDDLLLKAAQGRGDLTLEALTREIMVVPDALSISALLDRLLDRLDHIAMVVDEYGGFAGIVTMEDVVETLLGMEIVDEADTIQDLQEWARQQWTRRARRLGLLTEAGEAVATAPAQMMTGRPIETGNSPAE
- a CDS encoding Mur ligase family protein, which gives rise to MSISSLPDAQLRVFARPAAPALEAIRTVYLVGICGTGMGSLAGLLQEAGYAVSGADQAVYPPMSDRLAEAGITVFQGYDPAHLEPAPDLVIIGNACTPTHPEAAAARDRCLVQLSFPEALAHLFLANRRSLVVAGTHGKTTTTGLLVHLLRSAGRDPGFLVGGVMQNVGVSCAVGTGPHFVVEGDEYDSAYFDKRPKFVHYRPTSAIVTSMELDHTDIYPTWEAYRAAFEELTRLVPPEGLLALCGDHEPVRDLAVMARSRVVLYGLDPVNTISCRDRQVDADGQSFTLVSGGRALGRLHLPMHGLHNLSNTLGAVAIALDEGLNFDEIHAGLGSFPGMMRRQEVLGEVRGIRVLDDFAHHPTAVRVTIDAVRDANPGRRLVAVFEPRSNTSRRKAFELAYVDALALADVACLTTPPFRHNDRVEDFLDPDVIVRLLEQLGITAHRTADADDMLAILLHLLVPGDVVLIMSNGGFGGLHRRLLDGLKMGDSRLK
- a CDS encoding DUF937 domain-containing protein — translated: MNLLSSVLQNGAVLQQMAKQLNLDPNQVQSAVTHMIPALTRGIQKNASSPGGLEGLLGALQKGSHSQYVEKPNLLGQAETINDGNAILGHILGSKDVSRNVAGHAAQQTGLDAGILKKMLPMLATVVMGALSKQTSNAGLLEGLAGAAMGGGNSGGNSGGGGLLGGLLKGLTGGGQPQQKAAGNPALDMLGSFLDADKDGSVMDDLLGMAKKLF
- a CDS encoding amidohydrolase, producing MKSLPFRFLLVLAGFVWLIGCGAPAEPAADLVLTNGRIVSVDSLVPEARALAVRGDRIVALGTEEEIASYIGDSTQVIDLAGRLAIPGLIEGHGHFLGIGEAKMILDLTKARTWQEMVDMVAEAVQQAEPGAWILGRGWHQEKWDETPAGSADGVPTHHTMSAASPENPVYLTHASGHASFANALALELGRVSPETPDPAGGEIVHDAQGEPTGLLRETAQGLVGRALESYLAQRSPEQIEADLRKQVELAGAAALMAGITSFHDAGSSFEEIDFLKRMADEGALPVRLYVMLRGESPEELDARMDAYFLPDYGNHFLNVRSIKLAIDGALGPHGAWLLEPYEDMPSSAGLNLESIEALEAAALVAIAHNYQVNIHAIGDRANREVLDIYERLFAAHPDKTDLRWRIEHAQHLHPDDIPRMADLGVIAAMQGVHATSDGPWVPKRLGEQRSREGAYVWQSLWDAGVVVGNGTDAPVEDVSALASYYATVSRRLNDGSVFYPEQRLTREQALASYTINNAYAAFEETIKGTLTPGKLADITVLSRDILSIPEEEIPATEVVMTIIGGRVAYRTP
- a CDS encoding glycine--tRNA ligase, whose translation is MSDLFEKLVSLCKRRGFIFPSSEIYGGLSATYDYGPLGVELKRNVRDAWWQAMVYRHDNIAGLDAAILMHPTTWKASGHVDAFNDPLIDDKASKMRYRADQLIEGHIAKLRNKGKDTDADRVYEKLVAALNAEDMPKALYDIIMGEEIKGPDSGAFDWTEVRQFNLMFSTHIGPIADADSKIYLRPETAQGIFVNFHNVRETSRLAVPFGIAQVGKAFRNEIVARQFIFRMREFEQMEMQYFVKPGSQMEAFEAWKEKRLQWHLANGIPANKLQYHVHEKLAHYADAAVDIQYEFPFGWQEIEGIHSRTDFDLRRHQEFSGKKMEYFDTQTQERYIPYVVETSAGMDRTILMLLSEAYHEEAVNGEEERVVLKFHPKIAPIKVAIFPLVKKDGMPEIAEAIDQDLRQHFNTFYDEKGAVGRRYRRMDEIGTPFCITVDGQTTEDGTVTVRERDSMAQVRIPKDNVAAYLFDQMRAWKERSKRGM